In Acidobacteriota bacterium, one genomic interval encodes:
- a CDS encoding ABC transporter ATP-binding protein, with product MNLVIEHLSKTYPNGVKALHDLSLTINRGMFGLLGPNGAGKSSLMRTIATLQEADEGQIRLGEIDVLNDKDAVRRILGYLPQEFGVYPRMSAEAMLDHIAILKGITSAKERKEVVAALLHQTNLFDVRKKHLGGYSGGMKQRFGIAQALLGNPKLIIVDEPTAGLDPAERNRFLDLLSEIGENVIVILSTHIVEDVKELCTQMAIINKGRVLLSGNPVEAIESVHGKIWKKFIHKTELETYQREFDIISTRLVAGKTEIHTYADIRPDASFHPAETDLEDVYFHTLKNGTTV from the coding sequence ATGAACCTGGTCATTGAACATCTTTCGAAAACCTACCCCAACGGCGTCAAGGCCCTCCACGACCTGTCGCTGACCATCAACCGTGGCATGTTTGGGCTGCTTGGTCCAAATGGCGCCGGGAAATCGAGTTTAATGAGAACGATTGCCACCCTGCAGGAAGCCGATGAAGGGCAGATCCGGTTGGGTGAGATTGATGTGCTCAACGACAAGGACGCGGTGCGACGGATACTTGGGTATCTGCCTCAGGAGTTTGGGGTTTATCCACGCATGAGCGCCGAGGCCATGCTGGATCACATTGCGATTTTAAAAGGAATTACCAGTGCGAAAGAACGCAAAGAGGTGGTGGCGGCGCTGTTGCACCAGACCAATTTGTTTGATGTGCGCAAAAAACACCTCGGCGGCTACTCCGGCGGGATGAAGCAACGTTTTGGAATTGCCCAGGCCCTGCTGGGAAACCCGAAGTTGATCATTGTTGACGAGCCAACGGCTGGCCTTGACCCGGCGGAGCGCAACCGGTTTCTGGACCTGCTGAGCGAAATCGGGGAAAACGTGATTGTGATCCTCTCGACCCACATCGTCGAAGACGTCAAAGAACTCTGCACCCAAATGGCGATTATCAACAAAGGCCGGGTCCTGCTTTCCGGCAATCCAGTTGAGGCGATTGAATCAGTCCACGGAAAAATCTGGAAAAAATTTATCCACAAAACCGAACTTGAGACCTATCAGCGTGAATTTGACATCATTTCCACCCGCCTGGTCGCCGGGAAAACTGAAATCCACACCTATGCCGACATTCGGCCTGATGCCTCGTTCCACCCGGCTGAAACTGATTTGGAAGACGTGTATTTCCACACGCTTAAAAACGGCACCACGGTTTGA